A single Cryptococcus neoformans var. grubii H99 chromosome 7, complete sequence DNA region contains:
- a CDS encoding ubiquitin-conjugating enzyme E2, which produces MAKVPRSFRLLSELEHGEKGIGDGSCSYGLKDSDDIAMYEWNGTILGPPHSAFENRIFSLSIYCGDNYPDVPPLVKFESRISLPCVNQQGLVDFSRISSISRWNRNFTLETVLVELRRDMASPANRKSSQPPEGVDFPPLDLRALAQQRGL; this is translated from the exons ATGGCCAAGG TCCCTCGTTCTTTCCGACTTCTCTCGGAGCTCGAACATGGTGAAAAGGGTATCGGAGACGGATCATGTTCTTATGGTCTCAAAGATAGCGATGACATTGCCATGTACGAATGGAATGGGACAATCTTGGGTCCTCCTCACTCTGCGTTTGAGAATAGGATTTTCAGCTTGAGCATCTACTGTGGTGACAACTATCCAG ATGTTCCTCCTTTGGTCAAGTTCGAATCTAGGATCAGTCTTCCATGCGTTAACCAACAAGGCTTG GTTGACTTTTCCCGAATCAGCTCTATCTCCAGGTGGAACCGAAACTTTACCCTCGAAACTGTGCTCGTCGAGTTGAGACG AGATATGGCCTCGCCTGCTAACCGCAAGTCCTCTCAGCCCCCTGAGGGCGTCGACTTCCCCCCTCTTGATCTCCGTGCCCTTGCTCAACAGCGAGGTCTGTAA